A genome region from Pseudomonas pergaminensis includes the following:
- a CDS encoding energy transducer TonB family protein translates to MTAQIPIAPLPVKKTPPLRPLKWGAGLLLGAVAAWFLWQWANDMSGVRRETPKVPTIIPLPPPPPPPPEKPKEPEPQVEEKVPEPVPSPEPEEVKPAEEAPPSPNEDLANPMQIDGDAQSGTDGFNIGAGKGGGMAGSGGGGLGTGTYKQYLAGTYQRLMREDPELRKKAFSIQIDLWLGADGQVTKALVAKSSGDAETDAQMLALIQAPRATQKPPASLTLPMRLSLKGRRPD, encoded by the coding sequence ATGACCGCACAGATCCCGATCGCACCCTTGCCAGTGAAAAAGACACCGCCCTTGCGCCCGTTGAAGTGGGGCGCCGGCCTGTTGCTGGGCGCCGTGGCGGCCTGGTTCTTGTGGCAGTGGGCCAATGACATGAGTGGCGTGCGCCGCGAAACGCCGAAGGTGCCGACGATTATCCCGCTGCCACCACCGCCACCGCCGCCGCCGGAAAAGCCCAAGGAGCCCGAGCCCCAGGTCGAAGAAAAAGTCCCGGAGCCGGTGCCCAGCCCGGAACCCGAAGAGGTCAAGCCGGCCGAGGAAGCGCCACCGTCGCCTAACGAGGACCTGGCCAACCCGATGCAGATCGACGGCGACGCCCAGTCTGGCACTGACGGCTTCAACATCGGCGCCGGTAAAGGCGGCGGCATGGCCGGCAGTGGCGGCGGCGGGCTGGGGACTGGCACTTACAAGCAGTACCTGGCCGGCACTTATCAACGGCTGATGCGCGAAGACCCTGAGCTGCGCAAGAAGGCGTTCTCGATACAGATAGACCTGTGGCTGGGCGCCGATGGCCAAGTCACCAAAGCGCTGGTGGCCAAGTCCAGCGGCGATGCCGAGACCGATGCGCAGATGCTCGCCTTGATACAGGCGCCGCGTGCCACCCAGAAGCCGCCGGCGTCGTTGACGCTGCCCATGCGCCTGTCCCTCAAGGGCCGGCGCCCGGATTGA
- a CDS encoding putative porin, with protein MISPVNRLTLAVGMVIATLVGQAAAAPVAPSENVTINLIRLLVQQGVLTQDTANGLIAQAEKEAQQARQANAAPVVAAGPTAAPGDVRVQYVPQAVKDQIRDQVKAEVMATAKQENWAQPNTFPDWVSRISFDGDIRLRDESRYFSGNNSNEIVDYAKLNESGPYDTNKDTNTKLPPLLNTTKDRENLFRLRARLGMKAVLSPEWTAGIRVGTGSDNNPVSTTQTLGGGFGKKDIWLDQGYLSWKATPDVTLTAGRFANPFYSTDMMYSGDLNFDGIAANFNHALNSEWGLFGTLGAFPVEYTSDSASSNGFDKEDSETKWLFGGQIGANWKINRENSLKGAVAYYHFDDIEGKRSGACEPWAGQPACDSDGSRLAFMQKGNSVFLLRDITPNPATPGLTPQPQFVGLASKFDVLDLNLAWDAELPSDFKLRTQGNFIHNLAYDKGEMLKRSEGEIVNNINSKGQFESGGNALMVSFTLGTALEMRKRGDWNVLAGYKYIQPDALPDGFNDSSFHLGGTNAKGYFIGANYGIEKNIYASARWLSASEVYGAPFEVDVMQLELNTRF; from the coding sequence ATGATTTCCCCCGTGAATCGACTGACCCTGGCGGTTGGCATGGTCATCGCGACCCTGGTCGGCCAGGCGGCTGCAGCGCCGGTCGCGCCCTCGGAAAACGTCACGATCAACCTGATCCGCCTGTTGGTGCAGCAAGGCGTGCTGACCCAGGACACCGCCAATGGGCTGATCGCCCAGGCCGAAAAGGAAGCCCAGCAGGCACGCCAGGCGAATGCGGCGCCGGTGGTTGCCGCCGGCCCGACCGCCGCGCCCGGCGATGTGCGCGTGCAGTACGTGCCGCAGGCGGTCAAGGATCAGATTCGCGACCAGGTCAAGGCCGAGGTCATGGCCACCGCCAAGCAGGAAAACTGGGCCCAGCCCAATACTTTCCCAGACTGGGTCTCGCGCATCAGCTTTGATGGTGATATCCGCCTGCGGGATGAATCACGCTACTTTTCGGGCAACAACAGCAACGAGATCGTCGACTACGCCAAGCTCAATGAAAGCGGCCCGTACGACACCAACAAAGACACCAACACCAAGCTGCCGCCGCTGCTCAATACCACCAAGGACCGCGAAAACCTGTTCCGCCTGCGTGCGCGCCTGGGCATGAAAGCGGTGCTGTCGCCGGAATGGACCGCCGGTATTCGCGTCGGCACCGGCTCCGACAACAACCCGGTGTCCACCACCCAGACCCTGGGCGGCGGGTTTGGCAAGAAGGACATCTGGCTCGACCAGGGCTACCTGAGCTGGAAGGCCACCCCGGACGTGACCCTCACCGCCGGGCGCTTCGCCAACCCGTTCTATTCCACCGACATGATGTATTCGGGCGACCTGAACTTCGACGGTATCGCCGCCAATTTCAACCATGCCCTGAACAGCGAGTGGGGCCTGTTCGGCACCCTCGGCGCGTTCCCGGTGGAGTACACCTCCGACTCGGCCAGCAGCAACGGCTTTGACAAGGAAGACAGCGAAACCAAGTGGCTGTTTGGCGGGCAGATCGGCGCCAACTGGAAGATCAACCGCGAAAACAGCCTCAAGGGCGCGGTGGCGTACTACCACTTTGACGACATCGAAGGTAAGCGCTCCGGTGCCTGTGAACCCTGGGCCGGGCAGCCCGCCTGCGACAGCGACGGTTCGCGCCTGGCCTTCATGCAGAAGGGCAACAGCGTGTTCCTGCTGCGTGACATCACCCCCAACCCGGCCACGCCTGGCCTGACCCCACAGCCCCAGTTCGTGGGCCTGGCGTCCAAGTTCGATGTGCTCGACCTGAACCTGGCCTGGGATGCCGAGTTGCCCAGCGACTTCAAGCTGCGCACCCAAGGCAACTTCATCCACAACCTGGCCTACGACAAGGGCGAGATGCTCAAGCGCAGCGAGGGCGAGATCGTCAACAACATCAACAGCAAGGGCCAGTTTGAAAGTGGCGGCAATGCGCTGATGGTCTCGTTCACCCTCGGCACTGCGCTGGAGATGCGCAAGCGCGGCGACTGGAACGTGCTGGCTGGCTACAAGTACATCCAGCCCGACGCCTTGCCCGACGGCTTCAACGATTCGTCGTTCCACTTGGGCGGGACCAACGCCAAGGGTTACTTCATTGGCGCCAACTACGGCATCGAAAAGAACATCTACGCCAGTGCGCGCTGGTTGAGCGCCTCCGAAGTGTATGGCGCGCCGTTCGAAGTCGATGTGATGCAACTGGAACTCAACACGCGCTTTTGA
- a CDS encoding DNA repair protein produces MNTRICGLLLLLITTGASAEGMEERLRTQLRSTTQQLQALQSEQAQASAARIAAENQAKQAQAQIKQLTAELAQARGVAEQMAGQQQSLHSQAQAQVAASNEQIGKFKKAYDELLVLAKGKEAERARLQASLSERDTQVQQCSVKNQQMYGVAQQLLAAYEKIDVAEVMSIRQPFASSARVKFEELAQGFGDDLYKSRFDAPQATANH; encoded by the coding sequence ATGAACACGCGAATCTGCGGGCTGTTACTGCTGCTGATCACCACCGGCGCGTCGGCCGAGGGCATGGAAGAGCGCCTGCGTACGCAATTGCGCAGCACCACCCAGCAATTGCAGGCGCTGCAAAGCGAGCAGGCCCAGGCCAGCGCGGCGCGCATTGCCGCCGAAAACCAGGCCAAGCAGGCCCAGGCGCAAATCAAGCAGTTGACGGCCGAACTCGCCCAGGCGCGTGGCGTGGCCGAACAAATGGCTGGCCAGCAACAGAGCCTGCACAGCCAGGCACAAGCCCAGGTGGCGGCCAGCAACGAGCAGATCGGCAAGTTCAAGAAGGCCTATGACGAATTGCTGGTGCTGGCCAAGGGCAAAGAGGCCGAGCGCGCCCGTTTGCAGGCGTCCTTGAGCGAACGTGACACACAAGTGCAGCAATGTTCAGTCAAGAATCAACAGATGTACGGCGTGGCCCAGCAGCTGCTCGCGGCCTACGAAAAAATCGATGTGGCCGAGGTGATGAGCATTCGCCAGCCGTTCGCCAGCAGCGCACGGGTGAAGTTCGAGGAACTCGCCCAGGGCTTTGGCGACGATTTGTACAAGAGCCGTTTCGATGCGCCCCAGGCAACCGCCAATCATTGA
- a CDS encoding YbjN domain-containing protein, with amino-acid sequence MSELITSVTTQSLTELLQEAGYRVNQTEQNGIVQLLSASQGIGFAVRFGNPAAEQGNYVDFTYSCALRVQGELPEGLAQVWNASRRFARLSVQGEFLLMEMDVVVAGVGATHLRSQLELWDRLLQEFIVYLREYSQQAAQLQAETEAPVL; translated from the coding sequence ATGAGCGAATTGATCACCAGCGTCACCACCCAGAGCCTTACCGAGCTGCTGCAGGAAGCCGGCTACCGGGTCAACCAGACTGAACAAAATGGCATCGTGCAATTGCTCAGCGCCAGCCAGGGCATCGGCTTTGCCGTGCGCTTCGGCAACCCGGCAGCGGAGCAGGGCAACTATGTGGATTTCACTTACAGTTGCGCGCTGCGGGTCCAGGGTGAATTGCCCGAAGGTCTGGCCCAGGTGTGGAACGCATCGCGACGTTTTGCGCGGTTGTCGGTGCAGGGCGAATTCCTGTTGATGGAAATGGACGTGGTGGTGGCGGGCGTGGGCGCTACGCACCTGCGTAGCCAGCTGGAGTTGTGGGACCGCCTGTTGCAGGAATTTATCGTCTACCTGCGTGAGTACAGCCAGCAGGCCGCGCAGTTGCAGGCTGAAACCGAGGCACCGGTATTGTGA
- a CDS encoding peptidylprolyl isomerase: MKKPTLMVGAGALALLVVAVGLSLRPGSDPVAAQQPAPVISPVSAGPAVARLGNQQIDLTELKTVLASLPAESREQLRGNRGALETWIRSRLAQKAVLEQADAQGWRQRPDVEQQTRAATEQIVFRDYMLSVSQVPADYPSAAELQQAYDSGKAQWVTPPLYRVSQIFLATNDPQTVDNVRRQAQELSRRAQAAPGDFAALATQYSQDADSATRGGDSGMQPLQQLVPEVRGAVSRLKVGAVSDVVQSAAGFHVLKLTGQQPARTATLDELRERLTQALRAQRQEQIAKAYLEGMLNTATLSIDGTELNKVLE; this comes from the coding sequence GTGAAGAAACCAACCCTGATGGTCGGCGCGGGTGCGCTGGCTTTACTGGTGGTGGCGGTGGGCTTGAGCCTGCGACCGGGCAGCGACCCGGTGGCGGCGCAGCAACCGGCACCGGTGATCAGCCCTGTATCGGCTGGGCCGGCGGTGGCCCGCCTGGGCAATCAGCAGATCGACCTGACGGAGCTGAAAACCGTGCTGGCCAGCCTGCCTGCCGAATCCCGTGAGCAATTGCGCGGCAACCGTGGCGCGCTGGAAACCTGGATTCGCTCACGCCTGGCGCAAAAGGCTGTGCTGGAACAAGCCGATGCCCAGGGCTGGCGCCAGCGCCCCGACGTGGAGCAGCAGACCCGTGCGGCCACTGAGCAGATCGTGTTTCGCGACTACATGCTCTCGGTCAGCCAGGTGCCGGCCGATTACCCCAGCGCGGCGGAGTTGCAGCAGGCCTACGACAGTGGCAAGGCCCAGTGGGTAACGCCGCCGTTGTATCGCGTGAGCCAGATTTTCCTGGCGACCAATGACCCGCAAACCGTCGATAACGTGCGCCGCCAGGCCCAGGAGCTGAGCCGTCGTGCCCAGGCCGCACCGGGTGATTTCGCCGCCCTGGCCACCCAGTATTCCCAGGACGCCGACTCCGCCACGCGCGGCGGCGACTCGGGCATGCAGCCGTTGCAGCAACTGGTGCCGGAAGTGCGCGGCGCGGTGTCACGTCTCAAGGTCGGTGCCGTGTCGGACGTGGTGCAGAGCGCGGCGGGGTTCCATGTGCTCAAGCTCACCGGCCAGCAACCGGCGCGTACTGCGACCCTCGACGAACTGCGTGAGCGCCTGACCCAGGCCCTGCGTGCCCAGCGTCAGGAGCAG